In a genomic window of Myxococcus fulvus:
- a CDS encoding efflux RND transporter periplasmic adaptor subunit, whose protein sequence is MTGKPSIFRKEALEYYQQHRRQEGDVLLLAPGWTRWTYWVLMGMLALGVLLCVVGTVSEYAEGPALVRVERRRDVMAQVAGVVATVDVQPGQRVEAGQTLVTFQADEEHSALSRIEHEMDLLLVRYMRDLSDQSARQALTSLRAERELAQARLSSRALKAPMAGVVGDLRIQPGQYTEAGAPVASLVEDDSSAYLLAFLPGYYRPFLRPGMSLRVELDGFRYDYRELVIDSVGEQLIGPAELQRYLGPGLADTVETTGPIVLVRAAIPSRTFAVNGRMLGYFDGMPARAQAAVRAEPIFVTLIPGLKVLLPHDE, encoded by the coding sequence AAGCCCTCGATATTCCGCAAGGAGGCGCTGGAGTACTACCAGCAGCACCGCAGGCAGGAGGGGGACGTGCTCCTCCTGGCCCCCGGCTGGACGCGGTGGACGTACTGGGTCCTCATGGGCATGTTGGCCCTGGGCGTCCTGCTGTGCGTGGTGGGCACCGTGTCCGAGTACGCCGAGGGGCCCGCGCTGGTGCGGGTGGAGCGCCGGCGGGACGTCATGGCGCAGGTCGCCGGCGTGGTGGCCACGGTGGATGTCCAGCCGGGCCAGCGCGTCGAGGCGGGGCAGACGTTGGTGACCTTCCAGGCCGACGAGGAGCACTCCGCGCTCTCGCGCATCGAGCACGAGATGGACCTGCTGCTGGTGCGCTACATGCGCGACCTGAGCGACCAGTCCGCGCGTCAGGCGCTCACGTCGCTGCGCGCGGAGCGCGAGCTGGCGCAGGCCCGGCTGTCCTCGCGGGCCTTGAAGGCGCCCATGGCGGGCGTGGTGGGGGACCTGCGAATCCAGCCGGGGCAGTACACCGAGGCGGGGGCGCCGGTGGCCTCGCTCGTGGAGGATGACTCCTCCGCGTACCTGCTGGCGTTCCTGCCGGGCTACTACCGCCCCTTCCTGCGTCCGGGCATGTCCCTGCGGGTGGAGCTGGACGGCTTCCGGTATGACTACCGGGAGCTCGTCATCGACTCGGTGGGCGAGCAGCTCATCGGTCCCGCGGAGCTCCAGCGCTATCTGGGCCCGGGGCTGGCGGACACCGTCGAGACCACGGGGCCCATCGTCCTGGTGCGCGCCGCCATCCCCTCGCGCACCTTCGCCGTCAACGGGCGGATGCTGGGCTACTTCGACGGGATGCCCGCGCGAGCCCAGGCCGCGGTGCGCGCCGAACCCATTTTCGTGACCCTGATTCCAGGGCTCAAGGTGCTCCTGCCGCATGACGAGTGA